In the Arachis stenosperma cultivar V10309 chromosome 8, arast.V10309.gnm1.PFL2, whole genome shotgun sequence genome, ttattctacaaaaaattttcaaaaacattttctaGGACAACAAAAGAGAGTGAAGGAAATTAAATattgtttgaaaaaaaatgatttcCGAACTTTTCTTcgtataaaataaaatgaggggagttaaactatatatatatatatattcattacAAAAGGAATACAAATCTTCTTTCTATATTTCCATATCCCCTCTTTTATCATCTTCAATTCTAATAAAATTTCCAGCATATACAAAAGGctactaaaataaattaaataaaatccttGTTTATTAAAAAAGTTAGTACAATCATTTTTGTAAATCGTAGCCGGGTAACACGATTCATGAATAAACAATAACATTTAATTACTAGCTATTATATATTGATCTATataaattatagaaaaaaaacatatattCAATAAATTTCGATTTAAGACAATCTAGCTAGTAAATAtgacttttttaaattttatttttctagttatAAATGTTTGATATTACGAAAGAATACATATCTTCTAATAAAATTGAGCATATATAAACCAATTAACTCAAAGCCAGTCATcatttggtatatatatatatatatatatatatatatatatcataatatatatagggcagtagttaattttaattttaataatttcaattgACAAAGTTAAATATCAATCCAACAATGTGTGTGAGCTTTGTTATGATATTGGTATATGTGCAACCTTAAAGTGGTccttatatattattaaagaaattaaaatactttATGGATATATATGAgtaatgataataatatatactaattATTCTTTGGACCACGTCTCCACTATAAATTAAAGCTTATATATGTGTAGCTTTgagagtaaaagaaaaaaagggcaACAGAAGATATagaatcttttttttttctttgctttttttttttcctgaaAAACATACAAATATCTTAGATCATTAGATATTTTAAAGAACACTTTTTGCACTAATAAATCATAGTGAAGTTAAGAATTGAAGTTATATGGCTATCTGTCTCTTCTCTTCAAAACACAATAGTAACACTGATAATTGATATATTTAAATTGTAGAtacttaaaaataaaacaaaattaaaataggaaaaaaaaataataaagagtaCAATATTGGATCAAGAAACTAGCTAGTCATCATCAGTGCcaaacaaaaattcaaaatcataataattcacctaataataatatataattaaagcTTTCTAGATGTGGAGAAAATCAAAGAAGCaaaaatatagatatatatcTGGATGGTTGgtgatgaagaaaaaaaaaaaaaaactatcaCTACTATTAAGAGCGAATAGGGATTGCTTCTCATCAATTCTCTTCTTCCACAGCAAGCCTGGAAAAGAAATACAAGGATTATATTAATGcatgttattaattaattaggtagaatatatttattatatatcttgataagaaaaaaaaaactttaagctaatgaatttataatatatttttatgcaaTAGAATATTTCTTATTTGATCCATTCCTAAAGTGAAAATTTGAGACTTCACTATACTTATTACTACTGAAATCCAACATGAATAATTAACATGTGACTATCTAATTAATTGcgtaaaaaaagtaaaaaaaaaaaaaaaaaaaacagttagATCATTATTATTACCAGATGGAGAAGGTATAGTCTAGGATGAATAGGGAGGCCTAGAACTAGAAGAGTCCCTTGGTGCATTGCATCGATAGCATTCCATTCTATTTGCAAAGTTATGCTCATTGCATCCAGACCTGCCCAATTTATACTTAATTACTGTTTCATTtaatattaccaaattttaaaactGTTGATTTTATAAATAGTGGATTTTTGCATTATTCCAAGTACCATCTTAAATATAAAATCTATTTACTTAATTACTAAACATTTTGTAATATTATTCTCTATAtgttagaaatatttttttccaCTGAAAATTAAAGCTAGATAGTATAGGATATAAATAAAATCATATCCCATGTCTAATTTTGGAAAAATAAGGTTATAGTTAGgacaaattaaaagataaatatatgttaaagatactttttttttattaatttaaatttttgaaaaataattttatgacatGATATAAGAATTTTAAGATACGAAAAAGATAAGAACAAATATTATTCTTTATATATACCTAGTACATATCCAGTCGCCGGATTTCCAAGCAGGGCGAGCAGCAGTGGTGCCGGCAAAGCTATAGCCTCTAGTTCGAGGAATGTCGGCATCAAATCCGGCGACGGAGGAGTCCTCCTTGGGAGCACCACACTTGAAGCAGCTAGACCTGCTTGCAAAGTTGTGGGCTCCACAATTGCCAACGGTGCAGTACCAGTCTCCAGGGCGAACATCGGGGCCGGTGGTGAAGCCAAAAGAGGAGGAGCCTCTACCCCCAAAGGCTCCACCATAGTCTCCACCGGCACCGGCGCCCCTGGGCTCGCCGCACCGTTGGCATGATTCCCTTCTTTGGAAGTTGAGGTGGTTGCATGTCCTGCAGTTCCAATCTCCTGGCCTACTCATTTTTTCTCTTCACAAcgcaaaatttcaaaattccaCATAAATATATATGCATGATGCAAAATATTGCATTGGAACGTAAGTATTATGTATGCATGAGAAAATTAATGAATGAAGAAgggataataatatatattcacCTAGTTTTGGAGAGTGAATCTTGAACAGTTTGAAATGCTAATGTGCGATTGTCGGATGCTGAGTTCAAAGGTTGAGGTTGCTTTTATACTCACAGAGAGACACAGACAGCAGAGAGAGAAAATTAAACTAGCTAACTTGGCACTCATGACTGCTACTTCCTtttaataaagaataaaattaaaatcatcgAAACTAAATTTAGAAAAGGGGTAAAAGGAATTTCCCAAATGTGATCCCAATCCCATACAACACCaagtatatatattaaataaatgaatattaattaaagTTTGCGGTAAATTGCCATCTTTTAGGGTTCTCAATGTTGCCAAGTACAACCATCACtagttaattataaataaacaacTATGTTGCATTGTTATGTGTATACCAAAATTAATCAACAAAGtcattcatcatcatcagtataaaatatatgttaaaatgtaaatacacattaaaaataaattaaattacatatatatttatatataaatatatctgtaactgattttagtatacaaataacatttttgaATTACAAGCATCTTCtcagtatatatatatttgcactCTTTTGTATCACTAgctaattaatatatatatatatatatatatatatatatatatatatataataataataataaattgttagatatatgaatttttaaatatattaatttatcttATATAAATTCATACATACTatttattttaaagattttgcTAATAAATGCCCAAAAAGCACTAGTTAATAATTGTTACGGTGGATAACCGGAGATTGATAGGTGGATGGAATTGGTTGGCCCAAATGTGTGAAGGAGGAGGATTCCGAATGGATcagcaactcgggaggctccgtccgacttgtttgtgcgaggagatgggggtggtacctgcaaagacactccgatgcctaagttagcaagagtgtgagcaggtctagagagtattggacttagagatacctgaggggtgtcagtgtatttatagcggtgaaccaataaccaccgttggagtagtgccatatttttagggtgttaaccgtcccattatcttagggaggttaagatatggctcgtgaaagtggttagagagattctaggggcagttacttatttgaataagtgtttatccgccagctaatctcgtgcccgacttctttagaacaGGTCGTGGTGAGTACCGACTTCATAGGATGAAGATTGGTACTGGTGAGGCCCAACCCTTTGAATTAGGTCGTTTGCTTGatcctgggcctttattattgggccagggtatgaataataatataatctattttgaaaattttgactaacttttatacatttttacataataaattggaaattaaaatttttttgttttccaaaTACAAGCTTTCTACATTTAACATCTTAATAATGGTGTTGTTGGTTAAAcctttatttcaaaataaaagaaataaaaaacataatGCTAAAAAAATGGGTTATGTTGTGGAAATTAAGTAGTGTAGTAATTTGATCAACTTTGTCAAGCTAGCTGCACTATTTTGTCCCCACATAAAGTAAAAATTAGCCTGCGTTGTAACCTCTAAACACCACAATGCCATGCCATATCTTTAAAATCTTGTAGTCCATAAATGATAGCTTTTTGACTGCGGATATATATTAATTTGAACCCTCATTTGTAGTTAAAGTGGCGGGGAAAGAATCATAGCAAATTTAGTAGTCCATATGGTAAAAACTGTTCATCAAATATCATTCTTATTCTGCTTGTTTTCATCAAGGTTTTCACTGCTATTCtaatatctctatctttgtaTGTTTATTAAATGCATcacaaatacattaaaaatttaaattttgtatttttttatataaacaattttaaataattatcttaATATGTGCCTTAATTAAACCCTTAAGAGTTATACTTGAATTAATAAGACGAAAAATTCTTGGAGCAAgaaaattttagtattaaattgtcttcaataaataaattttattaatttatgtgtgtagattctaaaaaatatgggtacaaattatattaattcatatatgcaaatttaaataaatacaggtgcaaatcatttttttatgtaaaactctataaatatgaatttaaattattatactAATAAgtattgacaaaaaaataataatagttaCTGACCATATAATTTGCAACTGGTCTGTTATCtactttctcttttttctccaaaGCTTCTCTTTATCTGTTGTAATCTGATTGCATTGCTTGCCAACTTCGTCAAATCCCCAACCTCCAAACTAGATAATAGGTGCAACATTGAATCACTATTCATGCAAAAGCTTACTAGCCTAGCTACTATATACACtatatatttctttctttttcttcttcttgttatACAATAATGTAGTATATGTATGTATACTTCTAGGGACAATAATAGAATTTCCAAACAGAATAACAGCTTGAATAATTGTTTGCTGACTAAGTCACAACACTACATACACTTCTTGAGAATCTATTTCTTTCACACTTTTACCTTAGACTCATACTCTATTAAggatatattaaaaaaatagctTAATTATAAGTAGATTagattgaaattaaaaaaaaaaaaaagaatattattagttCATGTTATTGATCATTGAGAAGATTGGATAAGAAGGAACGGAATTCATTGTTGTATCAGCAGACAAAATGAATATTCCTCACACTCCAAGGAAAGACCATAAGATCCGACATTGCTGACCCCATATAGTGCCCCATTTATCTTTTATTcccactatatatatatatatcatcatGTCTCAATGTAACCTTCAATTTTATAAGGATTTCGTAACAAACTATATGGTAAAAATTGGTGCtgctttttaattttgaatattcCTTTCTTGTACTTAGGGACGGGTTGGACTTAAAATTCTCTCAGTTATAAGTCAaagtaatataatatatatagaatatatatGTGATATCATATATATCAGACATGTTAGTGTTCTTTAGAAAAATATTGAGcctaaatattaataatataaaattatttatataaatttgatGGTATGACTCATATTCAATAAGACCAAGGAAGAAAAAACCTTATGCAGTTCACGTGAAGAGATGCAACAAATATGAAACATTCATGTGCCTTTCCTGATAACAACTTAAATTACTTCCAAGAGATCAGATGATTCATAACATTAGATACCTTACAATCTAATAATTTATGTGTAAATTTTGTTGACTTACATcattaaataactttttttgtACGATGAATTTCATCAATTAAAccattaaattttaatattttattgtataGACCAATTTGATAAaactttataaaatttgaattgattttatatgtcattatgatattttatttttatatatagttttaaaatactaaaaatataactatagattgtatatttattattgatgctagaattttctaaaatttgGTATGTCTAATTGTCACGATATGACagttaaattaataaaatttatcgCATATAAGAAGTTAGTCAACGATGTATATAAATTGACTTATACTTGGTGTAAACAAATCTTCCCTCTCTCATCTCCTTCTCTCTCATTCACACACTCGCGATAAAAGAGtttaactaatatatatttttaggaTACATGACTCCATCTAGCCAATTGacttaaataataattaatagatTTTATTTAGCGAGTTGTGTGACACTAAATTTTGATTGAATGATCTCTTAGTTTTAGAGAAGAAAATTCCTATTATTTTGTGCAAGCTAAAAGTATACTACGTTAATCCTTAATAATATAATGAGTCACTTAATATGAAAAAAGTTGTGAAATTAATAtgatatatttttgttaatttcatTGACAAAATTAGtacaattaaaaatttaaaaattattagtttaatttACACCATTAATTTCAATATTTAGAATTTAGGTTTAGAGTTGAATATACCAGCATCCTAGGGCTAAACTACAAAGGACAAGATCCTTAAATTGTTGAGATTAGTTTAAGATTTATCCTTTTAATAAATGAACATGAGATGTGTGTCCATTTTCCAACATACCATGATAAATCattgaatataaattttaaaacacTAACCCTACGCTTTAAAGCaagaaagattttttaaaatgagaATGTTAAAAAAGTGGTAAAGTgatattttaatcatttttaaatttgtaatatttattatttgtgagtcctactattttaatttaatggTAATTAatgatgtattttttttctaaagtgACAATATAACTTTAAAAGAGTCGAATCTGCTTTAAAGAGGCCCCAATAATTAATAGCAATTCATCATATTTTAAAGTAGAACTACTATTTTTAACACATGAATAACACCTTTATCTCAACTTTATATTTTAACGAGAACAATGTAATATGActaacaaatattattatttataattaatatttaattaataacaacttatatatatttatagagATTTgacatataaaaatatataatttatatttatatttatattatttattatagcttatacacataaattaatataatttatatttatattttttagaatttatatacattaattaataaaatttatttatgttaaaaataatttaatatttatactagTCTAACAATAAACAAAAATGCTAAGAACATCTCtaatattagttttaattttgttttattttgaattCTACAAGAATATTTGAGAGATcttatatcataaataataatctaaaactaaaaaaaattgctCCTTCAATGTTTAATATTagttcaattaaaattttatattatttttaattattttatcaacaTAATTATATAAgtgataaaattttattaattttttattaaagtaaTATTATATTTCTAAAGtgatattaattttatttcataaattAACTCTAAtgtaaatttttattctaaataaatttaattcttaaaaatataaaaaataatattctaaaaACACTCTATTAAAAGGACTCTAAAATTTACTGGCCAAGAATTTCTCTAAAAACACTACTCTATTCAATTCATCAAGCTAAGGTACTAATAGCGATAGGATTTGGGTTGGGAGCATTCatctaaatctaaatctttatatgataatatatagaagtaaatatatatatatatagggtcACTCGTGCATGTCAGAAGGTGAAGAAAATCTAGTGGGATAtatagtaattaaattaaataaaaataaaaataaaaatgattgtTATGTGCATTAGGCCCAAGAGGCAGTAGCAGGCGAAGTTAAAGCAAAAGTTGCATGGCCATTACTTCAAGGAACGTCCTTCGttttcaaataattaaaaatcataTAGTATAACGATTCTCAAACTTCAAAGAAAGAGGAGGCACTATTACAAAAAACTTGGTAGAGTTTCGATAAAGATAAGTAGTCGaagttgatgatgatgatgatgatgaaagaGAATTAAGTCTTCGAGGTTTCAAAAATCTTGaccatcttttttatttttctttttcgctttcctttcttttttttccacCATCTATCGTTACACTTCTATGGCTTTTTGTCTGTCATGTTCTTTTCCTTCCTCATTATCGTAGCATATTCTCTCACCCTCTTTGTcacaaattaaagaaagaaagacCCTCTTTGTcacaaattaaagaaagaaagaagtgatagatagagaaagggtaaaagtaaataaataagcCTTAGGATATGAATAACAAAGACGGGGAAAACATGTGGATATTAAGGATTAAGTTAAAGTGATTCTTGAAATTATGGTAgcggatctaaaaattttataaagaatgagtagaaatataaaaatttgtataatcaaatattatactatatattaaatttagctaacatatattttttaagtacatgataagtttattgtttgtaaaaaaatttaaatatttttattcaataaatataaaataaatatattattacgTATATAATTGGTTattgagttacaaaatgaacatctcctatactatctagaataaccatccgacTATTAGGGATAATAAATATCCATCTTCATCTTCCCAaaagattaaattgattttgggTTCACCAATGATCGAACTCTTGACATTTTAGATCTAGCGCTCTAATACCATATCATGATActactcatcccaaaagcttcaATTGATAAGAAAAGATAACACTAATAGTTATATTTCTCATACTCcgtaaacctccattgtacgcattgtacaaatatttcattggctcctcatacttttccAACCTTTATATATTTAGTGACGTTGGCTTGacctataaaaatatattattagttaaaaaaggCTAATGTTGTGTATTTTGGTGTTTTTATGAAATATGCGTACAAATTGTTTGCTCATTTTTTTCAGTAAAAAGAGAAGGAGCTCAACTTTTTATTTCATGGATTTAATAAGCAGTTGTGTGATTTTAACTCTTTCAAAGTTTTAATTCGATTGTTTTTCAATTAGTGTATGTTGAATGGTTCCATTAATAGTGTGGTTATGAGTTTATCAAAAGATTGATTATGCTTGGTTCATCCACTAATATACttaatatgatatttttttcttaattctGTTAATGTTAAAGTGATGCATTCCAGTGTTACTGttgtatttttataatattttgttctTATTTATAGGTGTTGTAATGgatataaaataaaactttgCTAAAATTAgcataaataatatttattgaacTATGTTATATAGTTTCTAGCTGATATTTTAAAACTTTACAGCACCTAGTTATCGAAATATATAATTCGTTTCAAAACCGTTAAGATTATTGTCCAATTCACACCTCCTTTCAGCTTTAAGGAAATTTATGATCTTTGTTTTTCATTAACGATAGGTGTCAAATGAAAGTGCAGTGATGTATGTAGTTGAGACATTCTAACAGATCGATAGATTTGAACCTTGTTCCTACATGACCCGATCAATTCGATCAGGCACTCGccatttattttcattgttcaaCTCTTTAACAACATAAAAACCTCAAAAGCTCTGCTCCTCTCTATCTATCCAAGGGATGGAGGGACATTTGGTATCCTCTCAAATCAAGAATTAGGGCCTCACAATGAATAGCCAATATGCTTTTATCAGCTCTAACAAAATTTATAGTCTTTGTGCGAGTGTGCACCCCTGAGTTGTTTCTTACTTAGTCATGTTGCTATTAATCTCATCCTTACATCATCATATAAGAAAAAGCGATGTTAATAATTAGGTGACTTTATCTTAATTACAGCCATTAATCTTTTGTTAACGGCTAGAACTTTGATCAGAACACATTATTAAGAGCAGTTGTTTTCATTAATTAACTTTTATATGCTATACATGTCTTGCATGATACTATGATATTTCTTATTAACTATTCTTTTTGCAAATCTATGAGAGCTACATGCATGTAAGAAATGAATTTGAGAATGGTACGGTGTAGGAGGAGTATAATTTAATATCTGTCATTGGAAGTAATATAATTGTATTTATGTTATTATGATAATTATATGTATTCTAAAAGTTTTATATCGGCTAATTTACTAAGGTTTTTCTTTCTCCATTAGTACAAATAAATTTATCTATTATTTTGTtctatataaattaaatgaatatacactttttagtaaataaattttgtctttattttctttaagCTAGTTTTCTTTTAAAAGTAACAAGTATAGTTTAATGTTATTGGCCTAGTTTTAACTAATTAAGGTCAATTTTTGACTATATTCATCATagcaaaaatatatatttttttaaattagtttctATCAGTTGTTCATGACCAAGCTTTAAAGCAGGTAACTAGTGGAGACAAAGATCAATGTGTTAATGAGACTTTGACTACAATTAGGGCGTATAAACCATTGATAGGGATTCTTGTAAATTACCGCAAAATCACATATCCGCGTTTTAAATTGTAACgcttttaaaattgttggtaCGTTATTTTGCAACGATTGAAAACTGTCATTATTTAGTGTCTCTCTTGCAATGTTATTCTTCCTTCCTCATCCTTCCGTCTTTCCTAACTCCAATTTGTTCTCTTTCTGCCTTAATCCCAGTTGGTTCTTTTTATAAGAGAGGCAAATTGAGAATTATCAATTTTGAGTGAAGATATTTtaggaataaaatattattaaaatttttgtaacaGTTCA is a window encoding:
- the LOC130946789 gene encoding RNA-binding protein involved in heterochromatin assembly dri1-like, whose translation is MSRPGDWNCRTCNHLNFQRRESCQRCGEPRGAGAGGDYGGAFGGRGSSSFGFTTGPDVRPGDWYCTVGNCGAHNFASRSSCFKCGAPKEDSSVAGFDADIPRTRGYSFAGTTAARPAWKSGDWICTRSGCNEHNFANRMECYRCNAPRDSSSSRPPYSS